Proteins encoded within one genomic window of Salipaludibacillus agaradhaerens:
- the addB gene encoding helicase-exonuclease AddAB subunit AddB, protein MPIHFYLGRSGTGKTTKIQQQILTSSTSDPKGAPIIYLVPEQMTFQAEKNLVSSSGVGMIRTQVLSFSRLALRVLQEVGGAAKIHMDKIGVHMLIRKIVEQHKTEFRLFQKATTNQGFIDKMEQMLIELKRYEIDGSKLNEQLQLWRESEPSSSLERSLYDKLYDIQLVLDKVEKELSSTYLTAEDYLHILAEQIPQSRQLEKATIYIDGFHSFTPIELAVVKGLVSHCRDIHIALTLDKPVQKETILHPLDLFYETANTYQQLILACDEANITSIHHHLFQESQRFKAAGLKHLEEQGGRRPVTPSYSHEGIRVISAVNRRGEVEKVAREIKSLVRDHGWRYKQIAILLRNPVDYIDHFETVFSDEKIPFFMDQKRSVLNHPLIEFIRSALEVIQKNWRYETVFRMLKTEFLFPLDSSVREKVDQLENYVLAYGIQGRKWYSGDVWRYRKMATTAEYELDKSDDEVTIEKELNELKNNLLSPVFSFQERLKKASTVEDYCRLIFNLLEDIKAADKLEQLRHIAVSEDHLRDAREHDQLWGTLLSILDQMVEMSGEEDVPFDLFIKMLETGFEAMEFTIIPPAFDQVMIANMETSRLNDIDCAFIVGTNDGVIPAKPDEGSMISEEERENLEKTGMKLAPGAKRQLINENFLMYLAQAIPSSKLYITYPIADEEGRSMQPSMYLNYVMQTFPNLITEMAFNTPIDVEAEEELSFISHPDRTLTHLAFQLQQWRKGYNITPIWWDAYNWFVKSDQWHDKAARILSSLTYENKPTRLSKDLAVKLYGDSLKTSVSRLEQYNACPFSQFANYGLKLKERETFKLEAPDIGTLFHAALKEMAELLRREGKDFSTLSKDEAIIKAKTIVEQLAPKIQREILLSSSRFKYIQQKLEEVVATASTILAEHAKKTGFSPAGLEVGFGPGQQLPPLTFKLDNGGTVELIGRIDRVDQAKDESGVYVRIIDYKSSSKDIKLDEVYYGLALQMLIYLDVVVSFASDWLGTEVSPAGVLYFHVHNPIIQTDQKLSLEQIESKIIKEFKMKGLLSSQPEAIKQMDTSLESGRSDIVPVGFKKDGEVYSDSKVVTPDDYEHLRTYLRQHVKQIGEAILTGDLAISPYMKNGKIPCQFCSYKALCQFDASLETNDYRWLPSQSKETMIATIREKGGHRYGDIT, encoded by the coding sequence AGTTTCGTCTATTTCAAAAGGCGACAACTAATCAAGGTTTTATAGACAAAATGGAGCAAATGCTGATTGAATTGAAACGTTACGAAATTGATGGATCAAAGTTGAATGAACAATTACAGCTATGGCGTGAATCTGAGCCTTCATCATCACTTGAACGGTCACTTTATGATAAATTATACGACATTCAACTCGTGTTAGATAAAGTAGAAAAAGAGCTTTCCTCAACATATTTAACTGCCGAAGATTATTTACACATCTTAGCTGAACAAATTCCGCAATCTCGTCAACTAGAAAAGGCAACCATTTATATTGATGGCTTTCATAGTTTTACCCCGATTGAATTGGCGGTTGTAAAGGGGCTTGTGAGTCACTGTCGTGATATACATATCGCCTTGACTCTTGATAAACCTGTACAAAAGGAGACGATTCTTCATCCGCTCGATTTATTTTACGAAACAGCTAACACGTATCAACAACTTATTCTGGCATGTGACGAAGCTAATATAACGTCCATTCATCATCACCTTTTTCAGGAGAGTCAACGATTTAAAGCAGCGGGATTAAAACATCTAGAAGAACAGGGCGGGCGGCGTCCTGTCACCCCATCTTACTCACATGAAGGAATTAGAGTCATAAGTGCCGTGAATCGACGAGGTGAAGTGGAAAAGGTAGCGAGAGAAATTAAATCGTTAGTGCGTGATCATGGATGGCGGTATAAACAAATTGCCATTTTACTTAGAAATCCAGTTGATTATATAGATCATTTTGAGACCGTATTTTCGGATGAGAAAATTCCTTTTTTTATGGATCAAAAACGCTCAGTGCTTAATCATCCTCTAATTGAATTTATTCGTTCTGCATTAGAAGTCATTCAGAAAAATTGGCGATATGAGACTGTTTTCCGCATGTTAAAAACAGAGTTTTTATTTCCATTAGACTCTTCAGTTCGAGAGAAAGTTGACCAGTTAGAAAACTATGTCTTAGCATACGGCATCCAAGGGAGAAAATGGTATAGTGGTGACGTGTGGAGATATAGGAAAATGGCTACGACCGCAGAATACGAGTTAGATAAATCTGATGATGAAGTTACTATTGAAAAGGAATTAAACGAGTTAAAAAATAACTTATTAAGTCCTGTATTTTCATTTCAGGAGCGTCTTAAAAAAGCGAGTACGGTAGAAGATTATTGTCGACTTATTTTTAATTTACTTGAAGATATAAAGGCGGCAGACAAGCTCGAACAGCTTCGTCATATAGCTGTTTCAGAAGATCATTTACGTGATGCTCGAGAACATGATCAACTATGGGGAACACTTTTAAGTATTCTTGATCAAATGGTGGAAATGAGTGGGGAAGAAGACGTTCCTTTCGACTTGTTTATAAAAATGCTCGAGACTGGTTTTGAAGCGATGGAATTTACGATTATTCCGCCAGCATTTGACCAAGTAATGATTGCTAATATGGAAACGTCTCGACTAAATGACATAGACTGTGCCTTTATAGTTGGCACAAATGATGGGGTTATACCAGCTAAACCCGATGAAGGAAGTATGATATCTGAGGAAGAACGGGAGAACCTCGAAAAAACAGGTATGAAGCTAGCACCGGGTGCTAAGCGACAGTTAATAAATGAGAATTTCCTCATGTATTTAGCTCAAGCTATCCCTTCGTCTAAGTTGTATATTACCTATCCAATTGCTGATGAAGAAGGAAGAAGTATGCAGCCGTCCATGTATCTCAATTACGTGATGCAAACTTTTCCAAATCTTATAACTGAAATGGCATTTAACACGCCAATAGATGTTGAAGCAGAAGAGGAATTATCGTTTATTTCTCATCCTGATCGAACGTTAACACATCTTGCTTTTCAATTACAGCAATGGCGTAAAGGTTACAATATAACGCCCATTTGGTGGGATGCGTATAATTGGTTCGTTAAAAGCGACCAGTGGCATGATAAAGCAGCACGTATTCTTTCAAGCTTGACTTATGAGAATAAGCCGACACGTCTTTCAAAAGATTTAGCAGTCAAACTGTATGGTGATTCGTTGAAAACAAGTGTGTCTAGACTTGAACAATATAATGCTTGCCCGTTTTCACAGTTTGCTAATTACGGACTTAAGCTGAAAGAGCGGGAAACATTTAAATTGGAAGCTCCGGATATTGGAACATTATTTCACGCAGCTCTTAAGGAAATGGCAGAATTGTTAAGGCGTGAAGGGAAAGATTTTTCCACATTATCAAAAGATGAAGCCATAATTAAAGCAAAAACGATTGTTGAACAGCTGGCTCCTAAAATTCAACGGGAAATTTTACTAAGCTCAAGCCGATTTAAATATATCCAGCAAAAGCTTGAAGAAGTCGTGGCAACTGCCTCAACGATCCTAGCTGAGCATGCGAAAAAAACAGGATTTTCACCTGCTGGTTTAGAAGTAGGATTTGGTCCAGGGCAACAATTACCCCCATTAACTTTTAAATTAGATAACGGAGGTACTGTTGAGCTTATCGGTAGAATAGACAGAGTTGACCAAGCTAAAGATGAGTCAGGTGTTTACGTACGCATCATTGATTATAAATCGAGTAGTAAAGATATTAAACTTGATGAGGTTTATTACGGGTTAGCCTTACAAATGCTCATCTATTTAGACGTCGTAGTAAGCTTTGCATCCGATTGGTTAGGGACAGAAGTCTCACCGGCAGGCGTTTTATATTTTCATGTTCACAACCCAATTATCCAAACAGATCAAAAATTATCTCTAGAACAAATTGAATCAAAGATAATAAAAGAGTTTAAAATGAAAGGCTTGTTGTCATCACAACCTGAAGCGATTAAACAAATGGATACATCGTTAGAAAGCGGACGTTCAGATATAGTACCGGTCGGTTTTAAGAAAGATGGCGAAGTGTACTCAGATTCCAAAGTGGTGACACCTGACGATTACGAACACTTAAGGACTTATCTTAGACAACATGTAAAGCAAATAGGGGAGGCCATTTTAACAGGTGACTTAGCTATCTCGCCTTATATGAAAAACGGAAAGATTCCTTGCCAATTCTGTTCGTATAAAGCATTATGTCAGTTTGATGCATCGCTTGAGACAAATGATTATAGGTGGTTACCATCACAATCTAAAGAAACAATGATCGCTACAATACGTGAGAAAGGGGGCCATCGTTATGGAGATATCACCTAA
- the addA gene encoding helicase-exonuclease AddAB subunit AddA has product MEISPKPPEAFWTEDQWKAIAAEGNNILVAAAAGSGKTAVLVERIIRKIGDVNEPCDVDRLLVVTFTNAAAAEMRQRIGEAIEKKLEDNPRSLHFQRQLSLLHRAQISTLHAFCMNVIRKYYYLVDIDPNFRILDDTEGELIKEEILDDLFEEEYGKDHNQSFFRLVDQYSGDRSDDKLKQLLLNLYTFSRSHPQPFNWLEEIANNYQVTDVASIDDVYWVQEAMTHVKRQVTFAKQLLNKAKSLTEAVDGPEKYMALITNELAQIEKLNACDTWQSLYDMFQHVTFSRLPSITKKEAVDPLLKEKAKELRDEAKKVISDLQTAYFMQSPADVMEDLQAMAPSMDTLTKLVKEFSLRFSYEKKEKGVLDFADLEHICLKIFINEETSTTNKLYPSEAALDYVHYFSEILIDEYQDTNLVQETILMLISNGHNAFMVGDVKQSIYRFRLAEPALFMQKYKAFDLTGDQAGLRIDLAKNFRSRKEILSGTNFIFKQLMDEDVAHIAYDDAAELKLGNTSYPDLEGYETELILVNKGESVANTSVSNSRDTDLDTEEDIETSRLEARAMIKEIKELITTSYPIFDKALNTTRPVTYRDIVILMRSMPWADTIMEEFKKSGIPVYAELSTGYFEAVEIKMMMSLLKTIDNPYQDIPLAALLRSPLINMTESELAIIRLHNEKGSYYEALKEVIKEKDQEHQALKKKCEDFIINLTAWRNKARTGSVSELIWQLWQDTGFFDYAGGMPGGKQRQANLRSFYDRARAYEKTSFRGLFRFLRFIERMQERGDDLGIARALGEQEDVVRIMTIHKSKGLEFPVVFVAGMNKAFNRQDLRGDYLLHKTLGLGSKRIDPDLRIAYPTVQQQVIKQRIASESLAEEMRVLYVALTRAKEKLILIGTVKDADKALTKWMENSETSDWLLPAITREKAASFLDWVAPAVCRHHHAYSFLVAMGYEPFSHASAEVANDHSKWQLKLLNKEEIGGVESDTSSQEHDFNALVNHFKAVPVKSEDHSHVISQLEWTYPFRDGTIHKAKQSVSELKRLLQDDYSEAVMSTGFQSKYAERPKFLQRKSLRPAELGTIMHTVMQHLTFSPHADRDMVISDLERMVAINMLTTEEAEQVNVEWILTFLQSDIGTKLCHSSDIYREVPFSYGLAASEAYHTWTEQEDAIVFVQGMIDVIFRDDDGELIVLDYKTDRIGKRFTHLSDEQIINHFKERYRYQIDLYSRALADTWREPIKASYLYLFDGNYSVPM; this is encoded by the coding sequence ATGGAGATATCACCTAAACCTCCTGAGGCTTTTTGGACGGAAGATCAATGGAAAGCTATTGCTGCTGAAGGAAACAATATTCTTGTAGCTGCTGCTGCAGGCAGTGGAAAAACAGCTGTGCTAGTAGAACGAATCATTCGAAAAATTGGCGATGTGAATGAGCCGTGTGATGTGGACAGGCTCCTCGTTGTGACGTTTACCAATGCTGCGGCAGCCGAAATGCGCCAACGTATCGGAGAAGCGATTGAAAAAAAGTTAGAGGACAACCCGCGGTCTTTACATTTCCAACGCCAATTATCGTTACTTCATCGTGCACAAATTTCTACATTGCACGCTTTTTGTATGAATGTCATTCGCAAATATTATTATTTAGTAGATATAGACCCTAATTTTAGAATTCTTGATGATACAGAAGGTGAATTAATAAAAGAAGAAATACTAGATGACTTATTTGAAGAAGAATACGGGAAAGATCACAATCAATCCTTTTTTCGATTAGTGGATCAATATAGCGGTGACCGCAGTGATGATAAGCTAAAACAGTTATTACTGAACTTATATACCTTCTCACGGTCCCATCCGCAGCCATTTAATTGGCTGGAGGAAATAGCAAATAATTATCAAGTGACTGATGTGGCAAGTATTGACGACGTTTATTGGGTCCAAGAAGCTATGACACATGTGAAGCGTCAAGTCACTTTTGCAAAACAGTTACTGAATAAAGCTAAGTCTCTTACAGAAGCCGTTGATGGACCGGAAAAATATATGGCGCTCATAACGAATGAATTGGCACAAATTGAAAAGCTTAATGCCTGTGACACGTGGCAATCGCTATATGATATGTTTCAACACGTCACCTTTTCTCGCTTGCCTTCTATTACAAAAAAAGAGGCAGTAGATCCACTTCTGAAGGAAAAAGCAAAAGAGTTACGTGATGAAGCTAAAAAGGTCATCAGTGATTTACAAACAGCTTACTTCATGCAATCACCAGCAGACGTTATGGAGGATTTGCAAGCAATGGCGCCCTCGATGGATACGTTAACAAAGCTTGTAAAAGAGTTCTCCCTCCGGTTTTCCTATGAAAAAAAGGAAAAAGGCGTTCTAGACTTTGCCGATTTAGAGCATATTTGTTTAAAAATTTTTATTAACGAAGAGACGAGTACAACTAACAAATTATACCCATCAGAGGCCGCCTTAGATTACGTTCATTATTTTTCAGAAATTTTAATAGATGAATATCAAGATACAAATCTCGTACAAGAGACAATACTCATGTTAATTTCTAATGGTCACAATGCTTTTATGGTTGGAGATGTCAAACAATCAATTTACAGGTTTAGACTAGCAGAGCCAGCTCTCTTTATGCAAAAATATAAGGCATTTGATTTAACTGGGGACCAAGCGGGCTTACGTATTGATTTAGCTAAAAATTTCCGAAGCCGGAAAGAGATTCTGTCCGGGACGAACTTTATTTTTAAACAACTTATGGATGAAGATGTTGCCCATATTGCTTATGATGATGCAGCGGAGTTGAAGCTAGGAAATACGTCATATCCTGATTTAGAAGGTTATGAGACAGAGCTCATTTTAGTTAATAAAGGTGAATCAGTAGCTAATACGAGTGTAAGTAACTCAAGAGATACTGACCTTGATACAGAAGAAGATATAGAGACATCGCGCTTAGAAGCGAGAGCGATGATAAAAGAAATTAAGGAGCTAATAACGACTTCATACCCCATTTTCGATAAAGCATTGAACACCACTCGTCCAGTCACCTATCGAGATATCGTCATATTAATGAGATCGATGCCATGGGCAGATACGATTATGGAAGAGTTTAAGAAATCTGGTATCCCGGTTTACGCCGAACTTTCAACTGGTTATTTTGAAGCAGTTGAGATAAAAATGATGATGTCGTTGCTTAAGACGATCGACAATCCGTACCAAGATATTCCATTGGCGGCGTTGCTTAGATCTCCCCTTATTAATATGACAGAATCTGAATTAGCTATCATACGTCTTCATAATGAAAAAGGCAGCTATTATGAAGCATTGAAAGAAGTCATAAAAGAGAAGGATCAAGAACACCAAGCATTAAAGAAGAAATGCGAAGATTTTATCATTAATTTAACTGCTTGGCGTAATAAAGCACGAACAGGCTCTGTATCTGAACTCATATGGCAATTGTGGCAAGATACCGGATTTTTTGATTATGCAGGAGGAATGCCTGGAGGGAAACAGCGCCAAGCTAACTTGCGTTCATTTTATGACAGAGCAAGAGCATATGAAAAAACGTCTTTTCGTGGACTATTTCGGTTTTTAAGATTTATTGAAAGAATGCAAGAACGAGGGGATGATCTCGGTATTGCTAGAGCCCTCGGAGAACAAGAAGATGTTGTAAGAATAATGACCATTCATAAAAGTAAAGGACTTGAATTCCCTGTCGTATTTGTTGCTGGAATGAATAAAGCCTTCAATCGTCAAGATTTACGAGGAGATTACTTACTTCATAAAACATTAGGATTAGGTTCTAAAAGAATTGATCCTGATTTGCGGATCGCTTATCCAACAGTGCAGCAGCAAGTCATTAAACAACGTATTGCCTCGGAATCGTTAGCGGAAGAGATGAGGGTGTTGTATGTGGCTTTAACGCGAGCAAAAGAGAAGTTGATTTTAATCGGTACTGTTAAGGATGCAGATAAGGCGTTAACTAAATGGATGGAAAACAGTGAAACTTCCGACTGGCTTTTACCTGCTATAACCCGTGAAAAAGCGGCTAGTTTCTTAGATTGGGTGGCACCTGCTGTTTGTCGTCATCATCACGCTTATTCATTTTTAGTAGCTATGGGCTATGAGCCGTTTAGTCATGCGTCGGCTGAGGTAGCTAACGATCATTCAAAATGGCAACTTAAGCTTCTCAATAAAGAGGAAATAGGTGGCGTGGAAAGTGATACGTCATCTCAGGAGCATGATTTTAACGCTCTTGTGAATCATTTTAAAGCCGTTCCCGTAAAGTCAGAGGACCATTCTCACGTTATTAGTCAGCTAGAATGGACTTATCCATTTAGAGATGGCACAATCCATAAAGCAAAGCAGTCAGTCAGTGAGCTGAAACGCCTTTTGCAAGATGATTATAGTGAAGCCGTTATGTCAACAGGTTTTCAATCCAAATATGCAGAGCGTCCAAAATTTTTACAAAGAAAAAGCTTAAGACCAGCTGAATTAGGGACGATCATGCATACTGTGATGCAACATTTAACGTTTTCGCCTCATGCTGACAGAGACATGGTGATCAGTGATTTAGAACGAATGGTAGCCATAAATATGTTAACGACTGAAGAGGCTGAACAGGTGAATGTAGAGTGGATCTTAACATTTTTACAGTCAGATATTGGTACAAAGTTATGTCATTCCTCAGACATATATCGTGAGGTTCCTTTTAGTTATGGTTTGGCAGCATCTGAAGCTTACCATACATGGACTGAACAAGAAGATGCCATCGTGTTTGTCCAAGGTATGATTGATGTTATCTTTCGGGATGATGACGGCGAATTAATTGTGTTAGATTATAAGACTGATCGTATAGGCAAACGTTTTACGCATCTATCAGATGAACAGATTATCAACCATTTTAAAGAACGCTATCGTTACCAAATAGATTTATACAGTCGTGCACTAGCTGATACGTGGAGAGAACCCATTAAAGCCAGTTACTTGTACTTATTCGATGGCAATTACAGTGTTCCAATGTGA
- a CDS encoding metallophosphoesterase family protein gives MRLLHTADWHIGRTIEGRDRLPEHEAFFDELIQITKDESIDAVLMAGDVFDSVNPPAKGEELFYESMARLADGGNIPIIIIAGNHDHPERLSAARTLLRKQEIYIQGYPTLTPLRVPVRHKDTYLNIAALPYPSESRLKESFSHEEDELVHRDAYDAKIHHLFNTLTRSFSSDEIAIAMSHLFVAGGSGTDSERPIEVGGAYTVRATQLPDNVQYTALGHLHRPQNIKHAKAPARYAGSPLAFSFSETGYAKSVSIIDVEPGKTATINEVHLSAGKPLVKWHAEEGLSQVHQWMAEKKDANAWIELEVHVTDSLTMEEIYEIKKSYPGILTVRPIFPEFEYEYTVNRKHVPIEELFSQFYKRQTGGAMPDEAVRRLFLELLNEEGGEPS, from the coding sequence ATGCGTTTACTTCATACAGCTGATTGGCATATTGGGCGAACAATCGAAGGAAGAGATCGTCTCCCTGAACATGAGGCTTTTTTTGATGAATTAATACAAATAACAAAAGACGAATCGATTGATGCTGTATTGATGGCTGGAGATGTGTTTGACTCGGTCAACCCGCCTGCAAAAGGAGAGGAATTATTTTATGAAAGCATGGCTCGTTTAGCGGACGGAGGTAACATACCGATCATCATTATCGCAGGAAATCATGACCATCCTGAACGGCTTTCAGCTGCTAGAACATTATTAAGGAAGCAAGAAATTTATATTCAAGGTTATCCAACATTGACACCACTTCGTGTTCCGGTACGACATAAGGATACGTATTTAAATATAGCAGCATTGCCTTACCCGTCAGAATCTAGACTTAAAGAAAGTTTCTCTCATGAAGAGGATGAGCTTGTTCATAGAGATGCTTATGATGCTAAAATACATCACCTTTTTAACACTTTAACACGCTCATTTTCATCAGATGAGATAGCGATTGCCATGAGTCACCTATTTGTAGCCGGAGGTTCAGGTACAGACTCGGAGCGACCGATAGAAGTGGGAGGTGCATATACTGTCCGAGCAACTCAGTTGCCAGATAACGTGCAATACACAGCTCTCGGTCACCTTCATCGACCTCAGAATATAAAGCATGCAAAAGCACCAGCCCGCTATGCAGGTTCACCATTAGCATTCAGTTTTTCAGAAACTGGTTATGCTAAATCAGTGTCTATCATCGACGTTGAACCGGGAAAAACTGCTACTATCAATGAAGTCCATTTAAGTGCAGGAAAGCCACTGGTTAAATGGCATGCTGAAGAGGGCCTTTCCCAAGTGCACCAATGGATGGCTGAAAAGAAAGATGCGAACGCATGGATTGAGCTTGAAGTACACGTAACGGATAGTTTAACAATGGAAGAAATCTATGAAATAAAAAAATCCTATCCTGGTATACTGACGGTTCGTCCAATCTTCCCTGAATTTGAATATGAGTATACAGTTAATCGGAAGCATGTGCCTATTGAAGAACTATTTAGCCAATTTTACAAACGGCAAACAGGGGGAGCTATGCCTGATGAAGCAGTCAGACGTCTATTCCTTGAGCTTCTTAATGAAGAAGGAGGCGAGCCTTCGTGA